The following are encoded in a window of Elusimicrobiota bacterium genomic DNA:
- a CDS encoding DUF116 domain-containing protein yields MINKVLDNVQKIAVNIRLAHKLNSLMAELVKANTTVGLDDFFKAVIIRRNKDYARKYSRVDYKNRAVILPACLSIKDKCKSLVKQSYRICGNCGGCVVNEITINAQKLGYKAVAIAETPGSAERFIKETTPGAVLLIACAREVQRLFSAEKCAVPMQFIRLKTEKCGLPDYKESSMVDLQEVMDIMEFKDLG; encoded by the coding sequence ATGATTAATAAAGTATTGGATAACGTGCAGAAGATTGCGGTTAATATCAGGTTAGCGCATAAGTTGAATAGTTTAATGGCGGAACTCGTTAAAGCAAACACTACAGTCGGGCTGGATGATTTTTTTAAAGCGGTTATCATAAGAAGAAATAAGGATTATGCGCGTAAGTATTCCAGGGTTGACTACAAAAACAGGGCTGTGATACTGCCTGCTTGTTTAAGTATAAAAGATAAGTGTAAGTCGTTAGTAAAGCAAAGTTATCGTATCTGCGGCAATTGCGGGGGATGTGTGGTTAATGAAATAACCATTAATGCGCAGAAGTTGGGGTACAAAGCAGTCGCTATAGCGGAAACACCGGGGTCAGCGGAACGGTTTATTAAAGAGACAACTCCCGGAGCGGTACTTCTAATTGCCTGCGCAAGGGAAGTTCAACGCTTATTCTCAGCGGAAAAATGCGCGGTGCCTATGCAGTTTATAAGGTTAAAAACTGAAAAGTGTGGTTTACCTGATTACAAAGAAAGTTCAATGGTTGACCTACAAGAAGTTATGGATATTATGGAATTTAAAGATTTAGGATAG
- a CDS encoding nucleoside transporter C-terminal domain-containing protein, with protein sequence MFSRVISIFGLAIFILLAWMMSEDRKHFNWRTILWGLGLQLSFAILVLLTPAGRALFNFVRLVFDKVVSFSDKGAMFVFGNLVNDFNIGAIFAFKILPVVIFVSSLSAILYHLGVIQFVVKYMALLMMYTMKISGAEALATALQVFLGIESNTAIKSYMTGMTRSELFLIMTAFMSTIASSVMATYAMFGAEPGHLLAASIMNAPAAVIIAKLMVPETGTPETMGFINFKEDKPDSNVIEAAANGASQGLNLALNIAAMIIAFIALIWMFDWLLGKLGVSLEKVFSIIFWPFAFLMGVPAGEASTVAKLLGTKTVFNEFIAYMQLQELIKSGVLSPKSVVIATYALCGFSNFGSIAIMLGGMTALAPTRRSEIAGLGFKSLIAGTLATFITTCIAGMLV encoded by the coding sequence ATGTTTTCACGTGTTATCAGTATCTTTGGCCTGGCGATATTTATATTACTTGCGTGGATGATGTCAGAAGACCGTAAACATTTCAACTGGCGTACAATCCTCTGGGGGTTGGGGTTACAGTTATCTTTCGCAATACTTGTACTTCTCACCCCGGCAGGGAGAGCGTTATTCAATTTTGTACGCTTGGTATTTGATAAAGTAGTTAGTTTCAGTGATAAAGGCGCAATGTTCGTCTTTGGCAACCTTGTAAATGATTTCAATATCGGTGCAATATTTGCGTTCAAGATCTTACCTGTAGTGATTTTTGTATCCTCACTCTCCGCGATTTTGTACCACCTCGGAGTAATACAATTTGTTGTAAAATACATGGCATTACTCATGATGTACACCATGAAAATATCCGGTGCGGAAGCGTTAGCAACAGCGTTACAGGTATTCCTGGGGATTGAATCAAATACCGCAATTAAGTCATACATGACTGGGATGACAAGATCAGAACTGTTCTTGATAATGACTGCATTTATGTCTACAATCGCGAGCAGCGTAATGGCAACCTACGCGATGTTCGGCGCAGAACCCGGGCATTTACTTGCAGCATCGATTATGAACGCACCCGCAGCGGTTATCATCGCAAAACTAATGGTTCCCGAGACCGGTACGCCTGAAACTATGGGTTTCATTAATTTTAAGGAAGATAAACCTGACTCCAACGTTATTGAAGCCGCAGCGAACGGCGCATCACAGGGTCTTAATCTTGCATTAAATATTGCAGCAATGATTATTGCGTTTATCGCACTTATCTGGATGTTCGACTGGCTCCTCGGAAAACTTGGTGTATCACTTGAAAAAGTGTTCAGCATAATCTTTTGGCCATTCGCATTTCTGATGGGCGTCCCCGCGGGTGAAGCGTCTACTGTAGCGAAATTACTCGGGACAAAGACGGTATTCAACGAATTCATTGCCTATATGCAGTTACAGGAACTTATTAAGTCCGGGGTATTATCCCCAAAATCTGTGGTGATTGCCACCTACGCATTATGCGGGTTCTCAAATTTTGGCTCAATCGCGATTATGCTTGGCGGGATGACAGCGTTAGCGCCCACCCGCCGGAGCGAGATTGCGGGGTTAGGGTTTAAATCCCTAA
- a CDS encoding radical SAM protein translates to MNKSESKQNQKFTGFFLCYYETTRQCNLQCPYCMARVDPAKIAGKKELSTDEIKHLVIDEIYKYTPNGAIAFSGGETLMRPDAMEIIKYNAKKGLWTFINTNGKLLTEETLKKLKKITDNHIMFVLPFNSTENDVHEWSRNDDLKTVVNAGTNCEKLGMEYFYLLTISRSNLDTLSPTMKYLKLKQLPMLRAPFVPRGAGNGHRELMFTREDMAKIIHPILRENYLSYISYTPFFASPEAIERKWQELGITIGQLGCQAGKGFIGISAEGMVTPCVQMLDNDAVSCGNVRDLSLSKIITGNQLLNDLRDRKKLEGKCGRCRYKHTCGGCRALAFYKTGNIFAEDDTCHFDPIDETTRSEYEEESTRNFEKFLEFLKYNEPWNMIFG, encoded by the coding sequence ATGAACAAAAGTGAGAGTAAACAAAATCAGAAGTTTACCGGTTTTTTTCTGTGTTACTATGAAACTACCCGGCAGTGTAATCTCCAATGCCCGTATTGCATGGCTAGAGTAGACCCTGCGAAGATCGCAGGGAAAAAAGAGCTTTCCACTGACGAAATTAAACATCTTGTGATTGATGAAATATATAAGTATACACCCAACGGTGCGATTGCGTTCTCCGGTGGGGAAACATTAATGCGTCCTGACGCGATGGAGATTATTAAGTACAACGCGAAAAAAGGTTTGTGGACCTTCATCAATACTAACGGTAAGTTATTAACTGAAGAAACATTGAAGAAACTTAAGAAAATTACGGATAATCATATAATGTTTGTCCTGCCGTTTAACTCAACGGAGAATGATGTTCATGAATGGAGCCGTAATGACGATCTTAAAACCGTGGTTAATGCGGGAACTAACTGCGAAAAACTTGGGATGGAATATTTTTATCTTCTCACGATAAGCCGGAGTAATCTCGATACGTTAAGTCCTACTATGAAGTACCTTAAACTAAAACAGTTGCCGATGCTGCGTGCACCGTTTGTTCCGCGCGGGGCGGGTAATGGTCATCGGGAATTAATGTTTACACGTGAAGATATGGCGAAGATTATTCACCCGATCTTACGCGAGAATTATTTGAGTTATATCAGTTACACCCCGTTTTTTGCGAGCCCCGAAGCGATTGAGCGTAAATGGCAGGAGCTGGGGATTACTATCGGGCAGTTGGGATGCCAGGCGGGGAAAGGGTTCATCGGAATTTCTGCGGAAGGTATGGTTACCCCGTGTGTACAAATGCTGGATAACGACGCGGTTTCCTGTGGGAATGTAAGGGATTTATCGTTAAGTAAGATTATTACTGGTAACCAGTTATTGAATGACCTGCGTGACCGCAAAAAACTTGAGGGTAAATGCGGGCGGTGCCGGTACAAACATACTTGTGGCGGATGCCGTGCACTGGCGTTTTATAAAACCGGTAACATTTTCGCGGAGGATGATACCTGTCATTTTGACCCTATCGACGAAACTACAAGGTCGGAATATGAGGAAGAATCAACGCGTAATTTCGAAAAGTTTCTTGAATTCCTTAAGTATAACGAACCTTGGAATATGATATTCGGATAA